In a genomic window of Verrucomicrobiota bacterium:
- a CDS encoding N-acetyl sugar amidotransferase gives MKYCVKCIIPDTRPNIVLDADGVCNACRAHARKRDIDCAEREHAFRGVVEFAKSRSKGYDCLIPVSGGKDSTWQVIRCLECGLNPLAVTWKTPARTKIGAQNLANLVSLGVDHVDYQVNPRVERKFMLRTFERYGSTAIPMHLAIFNIPLKLAIRLEIPLVVWGENSAFEYGTTDEALTGFRLDRRWLRTYGVTHGTTAADWAAVDLTVRELTPYFGPEDEEVEQAGVRAVFLGYYFAWDAATSLAVAQAHGFRASPSGPKTGFYDFADIDDDFISIHHHLKWYKFGFTRLFDNLSLEIRNGRLTREQAVEIVLEKGDQTPEADIEKFCAFVGITRERFFEIAERFRNPDIWVKRNAKWIIPGFLVENWNWK, from the coding sequence GTGAAATATTGCGTCAAATGCATCATCCCAGACACGCGTCCGAACATCGTCCTTGATGCCGACGGTGTCTGTAACGCCTGCCGTGCGCATGCCCGCAAGCGCGACATCGATTGTGCCGAGCGCGAACACGCGTTTCGCGGCGTCGTGGAATTCGCGAAGAGCCGCAGCAAGGGATATGACTGCCTCATCCCTGTAAGCGGAGGGAAAGACAGCACCTGGCAGGTCATCCGGTGTCTGGAGTGCGGACTGAATCCCCTGGCCGTGACTTGGAAGACGCCCGCCCGAACTAAGATCGGAGCGCAGAATCTGGCCAACCTCGTGAGCCTTGGCGTCGATCACGTGGACTATCAAGTCAATCCCAGGGTGGAACGCAAATTCATGCTGCGGACGTTCGAGCGGTACGGTTCGACGGCCATCCCGATGCACCTGGCGATCTTCAATATTCCCCTCAAGCTCGCCATTCGCCTGGAGATTCCCCTGGTGGTGTGGGGAGAGAACTCCGCCTTTGAATACGGCACCACAGACGAAGCGCTCACTGGCTTTCGCCTGGATCGGCGCTGGCTCCGCACCTATGGCGTCACGCATGGAACGACCGCTGCAGACTGGGCAGCCGTGGATTTGACCGTCAGGGAGCTCACACCTTATTTCGGTCCCGAAGATGAAGAAGTCGAACAAGCCGGAGTGCGAGCGGTTTTCCTAGGGTACTATTTTGCCTGGGATGCCGCCACCAGCCTGGCTGTTGCCCAGGCGCATGGTTTTCGGGCCAGCCCCAGCGGTCCAAAGACGGGCTTTTACGATTTCGCGGACATCGACGACGATTTCATCTCCATCCACCATCATTTGAAGTGGTACAAGTTTGGATTCACGCGTCTCTTCGACAACTTGTCGCTCGAGATTCGGAACGGCCGATTGACTCGCGAGCAGGCGGTTGAAATCGTGCTTGAGAAAGGGGACCAAACACCCGAAGCGGACATCGAGAAGTTTTGCGCCTTCGTCGGGATCACTCGGGAACGGTTCTTTGAAATCGCGGAGAGATTCCGCAATCCGGACATCTGGGTGAAGCGAAACGCCAAGTGGATCATCCCGGGTTTCCTGGTGGAGAATTGGAACTGGAAATGA
- the asnB gene encoding asparagine synthase (glutamine-hydrolyzing) encodes MCAIVCRYLFNRSVPSDDGVLARAMASLRHRGPDGTGTWSKNRIEIGHCRLAIISPEDGQEPVVDKSAGVALTFNGEIYNYREIRQRLIGCGHVFRTNCDAEALLRGYIEFGMDVLQHLNGIFAFVIYDEKRHLVFGARDHLGVKPLYYYRDEQQFICASEIKGLFCDARVPRKLRQDTLFEYLVFGFVAGPNTLYEGIYQLEPAHWFTILDREFTIGRFWKAKGHADLIQETGEALDCLEAKIRRAVRYQLISDVPLAALLSGGVDSSLMTLFANQEQPGIQAFTLRHPSEGYDETQYATMVSEANGIPLHTIDIDSADALELLRKVTWFYDEPIIQTNTIGLYKLCREISRFGVKVLLSGEGADETFGGYDRYRESLRAYRSGKEDVVVYGRNEVAFPRIERFWPNRQRRFDFRERLATDLKGEADGNQLLLYDQSTYLPHLLQRQDRMGMACGIEVRVPFLDWPLVEYANRLAPELKIHPTEGKFILKRLAERYLPHELVHRPKQAFDTPIAESLARGEFNTFFKDSVSPNARIATLFDLRGIEGLMTQFERGNTALWRILWQVLCVEVWMSTFEVET; translated from the coding sequence ATGTGCGCCATTGTCTGTCGCTACCTGTTCAATCGCTCGGTGCCAAGCGATGACGGCGTACTGGCACGGGCGATGGCCTCGCTTCGGCATCGCGGTCCGGATGGCACGGGGACTTGGTCGAAAAACCGGATTGAGATCGGACACTGCCGTCTTGCCATTATCAGTCCGGAAGACGGACAAGAGCCAGTCGTGGACAAGTCGGCAGGCGTGGCGCTGACATTTAACGGCGAAATCTACAATTACAGAGAGATCCGCCAGCGGCTCATCGGGTGCGGCCACGTCTTCCGCACGAACTGCGATGCCGAGGCTTTGCTGCGCGGTTACATCGAATTTGGCATGGATGTGCTCCAGCACTTGAACGGGATTTTTGCTTTCGTCATCTACGACGAGAAAAGGCACCTCGTGTTTGGGGCGCGCGATCATCTCGGCGTCAAACCGCTCTATTACTATCGGGACGAGCAGCAGTTCATTTGCGCTTCTGAAATCAAGGGGCTGTTTTGCGATGCCCGCGTTCCGCGAAAGCTTCGTCAGGACACCCTGTTCGAGTATCTCGTTTTTGGGTTTGTGGCTGGCCCGAACACGCTTTACGAAGGGATCTATCAGCTTGAACCGGCCCATTGGTTCACAATCCTGGACCGCGAATTCACGATCGGCCGATTCTGGAAAGCAAAGGGACACGCCGATCTGATCCAAGAAACCGGCGAGGCATTGGACTGTCTGGAGGCCAAGATTCGGCGCGCGGTGCGCTATCAATTGATCTCGGATGTTCCACTGGCGGCGCTCCTGAGCGGCGGCGTAGACTCCAGTCTCATGACGTTATTCGCTAACCAGGAGCAACCCGGAATCCAGGCGTTCACGTTGCGCCATCCGAGCGAGGGTTATGATGAAACCCAATACGCGACGATGGTGTCGGAAGCAAATGGGATTCCGCTTCATACTATCGACATCGACAGTGCCGACGCGCTCGAACTGCTCCGCAAAGTGACGTGGTTCTACGATGAACCAATCATCCAGACCAACACCATCGGTCTCTACAAGCTGTGTCGTGAGATCTCACGGTTCGGCGTCAAGGTGCTTCTGTCAGGTGAAGGAGCGGACGAAACCTTTGGAGGCTACGATCGATATCGGGAATCGTTGCGCGCTTACCGGAGCGGCAAGGAAGACGTGGTCGTTTACGGGCGCAATGAGGTTGCGTTTCCCCGGATCGAACGCTTCTGGCCCAATCGTCAGCGGCGGTTCGACTTTCGAGAACGCCTCGCGACAGATCTCAAGGGAGAAGCTGACGGCAATCAGTTGCTCCTCTATGACCAATCCACTTACCTCCCGCATCTTTTGCAGCGGCAGGATCGAATGGGGATGGCTTGCGGGATCGAAGTGCGTGTCCCATTCCTGGATTGGCCGCTGGTCGAATATGCCAATCGGCTGGCGCCGGAGTTGAAGATTCACCCCACGGAAGGCAAATTCATTTTGAAGAGACTTGCCGAGCGTTATCTGCCTCACGAACTGGTTCACCGTCCCAAACAGGCTTTCGATACCCCGATTGCCGAGTCGCTCGCTCGCGGAGAGTTCAATACTTTCTTCAAGGACAGTGTAAGCCCGAACGCTCGGATTGCGACGCTGTTCGACCTCCGCGGAATCGAGGGACTGATGACACAATTCGAGCGAGGGAACACCGCGCTCTGGCGGATCCTTTGGCAGGTGCTTTGCGTTGAGGTTTGGATGTCCACCTTCGAAGTGGAGACATAA